In the Arachis hypogaea cultivar Tifrunner chromosome 20, arahy.Tifrunner.gnm2.J5K5, whole genome shotgun sequence genome, TGGCCTGCAGTTGCTGCTGGGAAGGTGAAGCCTGTTGTCTATAAATATTTTCCATTATCAGAAGCCGCAGCAGCTCATAAACTCATGGagagtagcatccatattggcaaGATATTGCTTCGCCCACAATGTTGAAAAGTCCTTAAATCCATGACTTTGTTGAATATTTCATTGTAACATAATGATATgcagtgcttgatggagttggctTTTAATCGTGTTGGACAAAACTTCTTGTAAATTGTAATCTTGTTTTCatgctggttatggatttattagTAGCCATTTATTTTTCTGAATAATTAATCACTATTCATTATTTATATGATaaggcttttttttttctctcttttttattaGAGATAAAGAACATATATCAATGTCACCAGTCCACAAAGATACTCTAACACTCAAGTCAGTAAGAATGTGAGTAATAAAAATGATATTCAGAGTGAATAACGTACTTTTTTCATGTGAGGAGTGGATACAGGTAGTTACTTAGTGGGTCTAATCATGTGATAATTGAATGTGAGTAATAAAAATGATATTCAGAGTGAATAACGTACCTCTTTCATGTCAGGAGTGAGTACAGGCAGTTATTTGAATTGGCACGTAGTTATTTGATTTTATTGGATAAGTCCGTTAGGAGAGCAAAACACGTACTCCCACATACTCCTGATATAGAACCTAGATTCCGATAGgacaattaatttatttaattttttttttaccaaagataggagattcgaacctgcaatctcttaattgagtatggggagattatgccatttgagctttggcaattaatttatttaattatttgccTGCTTTTAATGATATATATTAATCTTAAATAAGTTGTTATGTATTTATacgtatattttgtatttaaacgTTAATGATTAATCGAGTGTTGGAGTAGTGTGATTACTGATTACACTAGGAAAGAGGAGAGCCGTGTCCTCAAGAAATTTCTACTGACTTTGATTGCTGTGAGTGGAACAAAGAAATGAAGGCTGTAGTGATAACCACTCCCGGTGGCCCTGAAGTGCTGCAGCTCCAAGAAGTGGAGGACCCTCATATCGGAGACGATGAAGTTCTAATTAGAGTTGAAGCCACTGCACTTAACAGAGCTGATACCCTACAGAGGAAGGGTTCCTACCCTCCACCCAAAGGTGCCAGCCCTTACCCTGGACTTGAGTGTTCCGGAACCATCGAATCCATCGGCAAAAACGTTTCCAGGTGGAAAGTCGGCGACCAGGTGatcaaattttattctttttggtgGTTTGAGAAATGGGTTTGTGATAAAAGGCCCATCTTTAATTTTGGGTGTCTTCAAATTTTTAAGCTTTGTGTGTATGTGCCTAGAAGATCGAGGCTCATTATTGATTGGATTTTTGCTTctttatctttgttttctttttgggaAGAAACTTTGAATTGAATTCGGTTGAAGAACATTACTTGTGTTTTTGCTCTCTCATGGATGATGCATTTGTGGAAATTATAATCACTGGATGAGGTTCTCTTTTAGCATCTGCCAGTGTGCTGTACAATGATTTATGAAGGAAAATTACCTCAACATGTGAGATGTGGTTCATAGGTTTGTGCTCTTCTTGCCGGAGGAGGATATGCTGAGAAAGTTGCCGTACCAGCTGGACAAGTTCTTCCGGTTCCTCCTGGGATTTCTCTAAAGGATGCTGCTAGTTTTCCTGAAGTGTCATGCACTGTGTGGTCAACTGTTTTTATGATGAGTCGATTGTCGAAAGGAGAAACTTTCTTGGTAAGAGACAACTGATAATTCATGGAGGATAATCCATGTTCTGAAAGTATGAGTATTGTGTCAGTTTTTAAATGTCTCTTGTATTGATTCTCAGATTCATGGAGGTTCCAGTGGAATTGGCACATTTGCAATTCAGATAGCTAAATACCGAGGAGCAAGAGTATTTGTCACTGCAGGTTGATTAAGTAGTGCTTTCATGTGACTGAACCATAGTCAAGTTGCATAAATTTAGATGCCGAAATAAGTTGTCTTTTATATTTTCCAGTTGCATTGATTTCTTTTCAAGCTCTATTACCCCATCTTATTGATTGGAATTCCTAGCAATGTTCTCCAAATCTTATTCTAGATTTTGCTTAGCAGGTAGTGAGGAGAAACTAGCTTTTTGCAAGGATATTGGAGCTGATGTATGCATCAATTACAAAACGGAGGACTTTGTTGCAAGGGTAAAGGAAGAAACTGGTGGTCAAGGTATTAATTATCAATAGGAAGCATGATGTATTTCCCAGCATTTCTGAGTGTTAAATAATCTGTGTAGTGTGTGCGTTGATGTAATGAAGTTTTGGTGGCAGGTGTGGATGTTATTCTTGATTGTATGGGAGCATCCTACTATCAAAGAAATCTCGATAGCTTAAATTTTGATGGAAGGCTTTTCATCATTGGCTTTCAAGGAGGCACTTCAACACAAACAGATCTGCGCACTTTATTTGCTAAGCGTCTTACTGTACAAGGTGTTGCAAATTTCGGACTATACCCTTTCCTTGTGGATGCTTTTGCTTGCATGTTGGAAGATgttgaaaatagaaaatagctTAACACATCTTTCACACACTCTCTGTTATCTGTTTTTGTTATCATGCTTCCTCTGCGTTTCCAAATTATTGTGCTTTCTTCCAAAGTCCagattgaattttcgaaaatttgagatgTTTTTGTACAAGTAAACAACCAATAACCAGAGTTTTGTTGAATTGAATGCAGGGGCCGGCTTGCGAAATAGAAGCATTGAAAATAAAGCTGTGATTGTTAGTGAAGTGGAGAAGAATGTTTGGCCTGCAATTGCAGAAGGAAAGGTAAAGCCTGTGGTCTACAAACACTTCCCTCTCTCTGAGGCAGCGGAGGCACACCGCCTCATGGAAAGCAGCCAGCACATTGGAAAGATATTGCTTGTTCCATGAACTTCTTTGTACTGTACTACTGAATCAATGTGCATGACAACATGGCATGGATCATTTGACTTTGGTTGATCTTTATGTTATATGTATGATTATGAACTCAAGAACCTATAAAGCTGTGAATAAAGGGAAACCATGTTCTTAGTTGTGTATTAGGGGTTGGCAAAAGGCACCAAGAAAATGAATGTTTCATTGTAAGACTCAAGCCAATATCCAAGTTGAAGTCTTTGAGACACGGAGCTACTCTTTCTAATGTGGTTATATGTACAAGGTTATGCTATTTGATCTTTGGATTTgaattctctaaagtttgaattttactttaaagagtaaagtgtgatctctcattatttattttataggtgaaaccaagaataaatatgaaagagaaattattcaagggtagaagatcacactttactctctaaagtaaaattcaaactttagaagatccaaatcttTGATCTTTATACTTTAAGGTAGCGTTTAGAAGAGAAgagattgagagacagagacggagACTAGACTGAGAGACAAAAACTGAAATATGTCTCAGTATTATGTTTAGTATAAAATGggagatagagactgaaataagaatgaagcgctaatttaatttgcacaaagggtaaagttggaattaattaattgaaatggaaatat is a window encoding:
- the LOC112784205 gene encoding uncharacterized protein; translation: MKAVVITTPGGPEVLQLQEVEDPHIGDDEVLIRVEATALNRADTLQRKGSYPPPKGASPYPGLECSGTIESIGKNVSRWKVGDQVCALLAGGGYAEKVAVPAGQVLPVPPGISLKDAASFPEVSCTVWSTVFMMSRLSKGETFLIHGGSSGIGTFAIQIAKYRGARVFVTAGSEEKLAFCKDIGADVCINYKTEDFVARVKEETGGQGVDVILDCMGASYYQRNLDSLNFDGRLFIIGFQGGTSTQTDLRTLFAKRLTVQGAGLRNRSIENKAVIVSEVEKNVWPAIAEGKVKPVVYKHFPLSEAAEAHRLMESSQHIGKILLVP